The following proteins come from a genomic window of Paramisgurnus dabryanus chromosome 19, PD_genome_1.1, whole genome shotgun sequence:
- the gabpb2a gene encoding GA-binding protein subunit beta-2a — translation MSLVDLGKRLLEAARNGHDDEVRTLMANGAPFTTDWLGTSPLHLAAQHGHYSTAEVLLRAGVSRDARTKVDRTPLHMAATEGHEVIVELLIKSGADINAKDMLKMTALHWAAQHGHHSVAELLIKHGADVHALSKFDKSAFDIAVDIQNGELMHLIQEGMRNQVNRNAEMSITNGGSAQQFIIQGVPNIQGGVVNLADFIKTSSGDSEDAIAVSALDSGIQQMVNESGQRVITILTDQHGNVQTNGLGQPFFVTMQDGRQVLAVSTNQITEEVVEESEPPARKRKIEVTSNNTESGETEHLQWQLQEANRKAQSYRQQLLRKEQEAEEYRKKLEAMSNGQSNGTSDLGQEQVVFVQEEGVIEEATEGEEEVVMFSEGGVVIKTEEMDSSDEQITLVEATAGHTEVIS, via the exons ATGTCATTGGTGGATTTGGGAAAGCGTCTTTTAGAAGCAGCACGCAATGGTCACGACGATGAAGTCAGGACGCTGATGGCCAATGGGGCCCCATTCACTACTGACTGG CTTGGAACGTCTCCATTGCATTTAGCAGCCCAGCATGGTCATTACTCCACTGCAGAAGTGTTGCTCAGGGCGGGTGTCAGCAGAGATGCCCGAACCAAGGTGGACAGGACCCCACTGCACATGGCGGCCACAGAAGGACATGAAGTTATCGTTGAGTTATTAATCAAG AGTGGAGCAGATATCAATGCCAAAGACATGTTAAAGATGACCGCCCTCCACTGGGCCGCCCAGCATGGTCATCACAGCGTCGCTGAACTGTTGATCAAACACGGCGCTGATGTGCACGCCCTCAGCAAATTCGACAAGTCAGCTTTTGACATTGCAGTCGACATACAAAATGGCGAACTTATGCATCTAATACAG GAGGGAATGCGGAATCAGGTGAACAGAAATGCTGAAATGTCAATCACCAATGGCGGCAGCGCACAACAGTTCATCATCCAGGGTGTCCCCAACATCCAAGGAGGAGTGGTCAACCTCGCTGACTTCATCAAAACCAGCTCAG GTGATTCAGAGGATGCTATAGCTGTGAGCGCGTTGGACTCGGGTATACAACAAATGGTGAATGAATCTGGTCAGAGGGTTATAACCATATTAACAGATCAACATGGAAACGTACAAACAAATGGACTCGGTCAGCCTTTCTTTGTCACAATGCAAGATGGACGACaag TATTGGcagtttcaaccaatcagattacAGAGGAAGTGGTGGAGGAGTCTGAACCCCCTGCCCGTAAACGTAAAATCGAAGTCACGTCCAATAATACAGAGTCTGGCGAAACG GAGCATCTGCAATGGCAGTTACAAGAAGCCAACAGGAAAGCTCAATCCTATCGACAACAGCTACTTCGCAAAGAGCAGGAAGCCGAAGAGTACCGCAAGAAACTGGAGGCCATGTCGAACGGACAGTCCAACGGCACTTCCGATCTGGGTCAGGAACAGGTCGTGTTTGTACAGGAAGAGGGTGTGATAGAGGAAGCGACCGAGGGAGAGGAGGAAGTCGTCATGTTTTCGGAAGGTGGCGTcgttattaaaacagaagaGATGGATTCCTCTGACGAGCAGATAACTCTGGTGGAGGCCACGGCGGGTCACACCGAAGTCATTTCGTAG
- the mllt11 gene encoding protein AF1q: protein MLDTTSSQFNSFLYWREPIPSLDLSELEDLGISLSKSKEVKSSPKPPAQDEEDLELLQYTTFNYWKEPVASIDFDLLL, encoded by the coding sequence ATGCTAGACACAACAAGCAGCCAGTTCAACTCCTTCCTGTACTGGAGGGAGCCCATTCCATCGCTGGACCTGTCCGAGTTGGAAGACCTTGGCATTTCTTTATCCAAATCCAAGGAGGTGAAGAGCTCCCCAAAGCCCCCAGCACAGGATGAGGAAGATTTGGAGTTACTGCAGTACACCACATTTAACTACTGGAAGGAGCCCGTTGCTAGCATTGATTTCGATCTGCTATTATAA